The Terriglobales bacterium DNA segment CACTCGTAATCACGTATCCTTCTAGCGAGGAAGGATGAGCCGCAACCTCGGACTGGCTGAACCCGCAGTGGTGGCGCTCCAGACCATGCGCGCCCACAAGCTGCGCTCCTTCCTGATGCTGCTGGGCATCATCCTCTCGGTGTCCACGCTGATCCTGGTGATTTCTCTCATCGAGGGCACCAACCGCTACATCGCGGACCGGGTAGCCAACCTGGGCTCGAACGTGTTTCTTGTCAACCGCTTCGGCATCATCACCAGCGCCGAAGACTTTGTGAAGGCACAGCGCCGCAACCGGATCATCACCTGGGAAGACTATGAGGCCCTGCGCGACGGCCTGAAGCTGCCCAAGGCCGTGGGCGTCGAAGTGCGCACCCAGGGGAAGGTGAAGGCGGGCGGCGAATCGCTGGAGGACATCGACATCCGCGGCGTCACGGCCAACATCGGCGAGATGGATGTGGAAGAGCCGGCCACCGGGCGCTACATCTCCGACGCTGACAATGACCACCGAGCGCCGGTGACCCTCATCGGCTCGGAAGTGGCGACGCGTTTGTTTCCTAACGTCGATCCCATCGGGCGCACGCTCGACGTCGACGGACGGCCGTATGAGGTTGTGGGCGTGGCCAAGTCCCTGGGCAGCGCCCTGGGCCAGTCGCAGGACGGTTTCGTCTACATCCCCATCCAGACCTGGATGAAGGTGTATGGCTCTCACCGCAGCCTTACCATCAATGTCCAAGCCCGAGGAGCGGAGTGGATTGCGCGCACCCAGGACGAA contains these protein-coding regions:
- a CDS encoding ABC transporter permease, giving the protein MSRNLGLAEPAVVALQTMRAHKLRSFLMLLGIILSVSTLILVISLIEGTNRYIADRVANLGSNVFLVNRFGIITSAEDFVKAQRRNRIITWEDYEALRDGLKLPKAVGVEVRTQGKVKAGGESLEDIDIRGVTANIGEMDVEEPATGRYISDADNDHRAPVTLIGSEVATRLFPNVDPIGRTLDVDGRPYEVVGVAKSLGSALGQSQDGFVYIPIQTWMKVYGSHRSLTINVQARGAEWIARTQDEARVLMRARRHLRPDEEDNFGIIGSATLMDLWRQLTGVIATSMVGVVSVFLVIGGVVIMNVMLASVTERTREIGIRKSLGARRKDILMQFLVEASVMASFGGFLGVTTAWLLALVVKATTSIPMAVPLAAVIIALGVSTAVGLFFGIYPAHKASKLDPIEALRFEV